A single region of the Devosia sp. FJ2-5-3 genome encodes:
- the leuS gene encoding leucine--tRNA ligase, whose protein sequence is MSGERYNPRESEPKWQKVWEDAKSFVTANDDPREPYYVLEMFPYPSGRIHMGHVRNYAMGDVVARYHRARGKNVLHPMGWDAFGLPAENAAIERKTHPGTWTHQNIEAMKAQLKSMGLSIDWTREIATCDPSYYRHQQAMFLDMLEAGLITRKSSKVNWDPVDMTVLANEQVIDGKGWRSGAPVEQRELTQWFFKISDYAEDLLEALDTLTEWPEKVRTMQRNWIGKSEGLRLLFELVPSEKTDATSIDVFTTRPDTIFGASFVGLSPDHPLTTALAADNAGLAEFVAECHRHGTATETLEKAEKQGFDTGLRVKHPVIEGETLPVYVANFILMDYGTGAIFGCPAHDQRDLDLARKYGLSVTPVVLPPGADAQTFEIGTEAYVDTGNIFNSGFLDGLSIDAAKQKIGEFFGARTVDGKAQGHVEVNYRLRDWGISRQRYWGCPIPVIHCEVCGTVPVPKKDLPVVLPDDVSFDKPGNALDHHPSWKHVNCPQCGGAARRETDTMDTFVDSSWYFARFTAPDAETPTIPDVANRWLPVDQYIGGVEHAILHLLYSRFFTRAMKATGHVGIDEPFKGLFTQGMVTHETYKSEAGEWVNPTEIVVESEGDTRTARHIQTGAPIRIGSVEKMSKSKKNVVDPDEIVATYGADTARWFMLSDSPPERDVQWTESGVEGASRFQQRIWRLVHDTLDIVNAQSSETVAENDDNEALALRKIVHRSVHGIAQDIEGLRFNRAVAQIYELSNALIKAAGKGNGLGAAQKTTLADGVASLIQLLSPMMPHLAETCWQVLGKSGLVADAAWPDVDPAMLVDDEVTMPIQINGKRRAEISVPKDTPAAEVAKLVLSLDEIVRILEGKAPKKIVVVPNRIVNVVI, encoded by the coding sequence GTGAGCGGCGAACGCTACAATCCGCGCGAAAGCGAACCGAAATGGCAGAAGGTGTGGGAAGACGCAAAGAGCTTCGTCACCGCCAATGACGACCCGCGCGAGCCCTACTACGTCCTCGAGATGTTTCCCTACCCGTCCGGCCGCATCCACATGGGCCATGTGCGCAATTACGCCATGGGCGACGTCGTCGCGCGCTATCATCGTGCCCGCGGCAAGAACGTGCTGCATCCCATGGGCTGGGACGCCTTCGGCCTGCCGGCGGAAAATGCCGCTATCGAGCGCAAGACCCACCCGGGAACCTGGACCCACCAGAACATCGAGGCCATGAAGGCCCAGCTCAAGTCGATGGGCCTCTCCATCGACTGGACGCGCGAGATCGCCACCTGCGATCCCTCCTATTACCGCCACCAGCAGGCCATGTTCCTCGACATGCTCGAGGCCGGGCTGATCACCCGCAAGAGCTCCAAGGTCAATTGGGACCCGGTGGACATGACCGTGCTCGCCAATGAGCAGGTCATCGACGGCAAGGGCTGGCGCTCGGGCGCTCCGGTCGAGCAGCGCGAGCTGACGCAGTGGTTCTTCAAGATCTCCGACTATGCCGAAGACCTGCTCGAAGCGCTCGATACGCTGACCGAATGGCCCGAGAAGGTGCGTACCATGCAGCGCAACTGGATCGGCAAGTCCGAAGGCCTGCGCCTGCTGTTCGAACTGGTCCCAAGCGAAAAGACCGATGCGACCAGCATCGACGTCTTCACCACGCGTCCCGACACCATTTTCGGCGCGTCCTTTGTCGGCCTTTCGCCCGACCATCCGCTGACCACGGCGCTGGCTGCGGACAATGCCGGCCTGGCCGAGTTCGTCGCCGAGTGCCATCGCCACGGCACCGCCACCGAAACTCTGGAAAAGGCCGAAAAGCAGGGTTTTGACACGGGCCTGCGGGTAAAGCACCCCGTCATCGAGGGTGAGACGCTGCCCGTCTATGTCGCCAATTTCATCCTCATGGATTACGGCACCGGCGCCATTTTCGGCTGCCCGGCCCATGACCAGCGCGATCTGGATCTGGCCCGTAAATACGGCCTTTCGGTTACGCCCGTCGTGCTGCCGCCAGGCGCGGATGCGCAAACCTTCGAAATCGGCACCGAAGCCTATGTTGACACTGGCAACATCTTCAATTCGGGCTTCCTCGATGGTCTGTCGATCGATGCGGCCAAGCAGAAGATCGGCGAGTTTTTTGGCGCGCGCACGGTCGATGGCAAGGCCCAGGGCCATGTAGAAGTCAATTACCGCCTGCGCGACTGGGGCATTTCCCGCCAGCGCTATTGGGGCTGCCCCATCCCGGTGATCCATTGCGAGGTCTGCGGCACGGTTCCCGTGCCCAAGAAGGACCTGCCCGTCGTCCTGCCGGACGATGTCAGTTTCGACAAACCGGGCAACGCCCTTGACCACCATCCGAGCTGGAAGCACGTCAATTGCCCGCAATGCGGCGGCGCGGCCCGTCGCGAGACGGACACCATGGACACGTTCGTGGACAGCTCCTGGTATTTTGCCCGCTTTACCGCGCCCGATGCCGAGACCCCCACAATCCCCGACGTGGCCAATCGGTGGCTGCCGGTCGATCAGTATATCGGCGGCGTGGAGCATGCGATCCTGCACCTGCTCTACTCGCGCTTCTTCACCCGCGCCATGAAGGCGACGGGCCATGTCGGCATCGACGAGCCCTTCAAGGGTCTCTTCACCCAGGGCATGGTGACCCACGAGACCTACAAGTCCGAGGCGGGCGAATGGGTCAATCCCACCGAAATCGTGGTCGAAAGCGAAGGTGACACCCGCACCGCCCGACACATCCAGACCGGCGCGCCGATCCGGATCGGCTCCGTCGAAAAGATGAGCAAGTCCAAGAAGAACGTCGTCGATCCCGACGAGATCGTCGCCACCTATGGCGCCGATACTGCCCGCTGGTTCATGCTGTCCGACTCCCCTCCCGAGCGGGACGTGCAGTGGACCGAATCGGGCGTCGAGGGTGCAAGCCGCTTCCAGCAGCGTATCTGGCGGCTGGTCCATGACACATTGGACATCGTCAATGCACAGTCTTCCGAGACTGTTGCAGAAAACGACGACAACGAGGCGCTTGCCCTGCGCAAGATCGTCCATCGCTCGGTCCATGGCATCGCACAGGATATTGAAGGGCTGCGCTTCAACCGCGCCGTCGCTCAGATCTATGAACTGAGCAATGCCCTCATCAAGGCCGCGGGCAAGGGAAATGGCCTGGGCGCGGCGCAGAAAACCACCCTTGCGGACGGTGTCGCGAGCCTCATCCAGCTGCTTTCCCCAATGATGCCGCATCTGGCCGAGACCTGCTGGCAGGTCCTGGGCAAATCCGGCCTCGTAGCTGATGCCGCCTGGCCGGACGTCGATCCAGCCATGCTGGTGGACGACGAAGTCACCATGCCGATCCAGATCAACGGCAAGCGCCGGGCCGAAATTTCGGTGCCCAAGGACACGCCTGCGGCCGAAGTCGCGAAGCTGGTCTTGTCACTGGACGAGATTGTCCGCATTCTGGAAGGCAAGGCGCCCAAGAAGATCGTCGTCGTACCGAACAGGATCGTCAATGTCGTTATTTAG
- a CDS encoding YggS family pyridoxal phosphate-dependent enzyme: MADKQADSFTRAKTALASINGRVEKARRRFGAPPDHVQLVAVSKTFDAGQIEPFLAAGQRVFGENRVQEAKDKWPDLRERYPDLELHLIGPLQTNKAREAVALFDVIQSVDRDKLAGVLASEMERAGKRLPCFVQVNIGGETQKAGIPIDEAVAFVERCRSEHGLDIVGLMCIPPDGVPAGPYFAQLAALARTAGVTGISMGMSGDFETAIAMGATHVRVGSALFGKR; encoded by the coding sequence ATGGCCGACAAGCAGGCAGACAGTTTCACGCGGGCGAAAACAGCGCTCGCCTCCATCAATGGCCGGGTTGAAAAAGCACGCCGCCGCTTTGGCGCGCCGCCGGACCATGTCCAATTGGTGGCGGTTTCCAAGACTTTCGACGCTGGGCAGATCGAGCCTTTCCTTGCGGCGGGGCAAAGAGTGTTCGGAGAAAACCGGGTTCAGGAAGCCAAGGACAAATGGCCGGACCTGCGCGAGCGCTACCCGGATCTGGAATTGCACCTGATCGGACCGCTGCAAACCAACAAGGCCCGCGAGGCCGTTGCGCTGTTCGATGTGATCCAGAGCGTCGACCGCGACAAGCTGGCGGGTGTGCTGGCGAGTGAAATGGAACGGGCCGGCAAGCGTCTTCCCTGTTTCGTCCAGGTCAATATTGGGGGAGAGACGCAAAAGGCGGGCATTCCGATCGATGAGGCGGTCGCCTTTGTCGAGCGATGCCGATCCGAGCACGGCCTCGATATTGTTGGACTGATGTGCATTCCGCCCGATGGCGTTCCGGCGGGGCCGTATTTTGCCCAATTGGCCGCCTTGGCGAGAACGGCCGGCGTCACCGGAATTTCCATGGGCATGAGCGGAGATTTCGAAACCGCTATCGCCATGGGCGCCACCCATGTGCGGGTGGGTTCGGCGCTGTTCGGCAAGCGTTGA